Genomic DNA from Roseiconus lacunae:
AAAACACAGTTTGCAGTGGGAACTCCTCTGGACGCTCGCCGATCGTGCAATGGTCCGGCGCAACGTCGACGGCTACGACTTGAGCAATCCCAAGTCCACGCCGCCGGGTGAGGACGGCTCGCGGCTTCTCGAACCGCTTTCACATCAAGCCGTGAAGGATCGTCGAAGTGGATTGAAAAAGCTCATCTCGAATGAGCTCAATGCTATGGTTGAGTCGGCCGGCCCGGGCACCTACCGACTGAATCTGGAGCCAAATGAAATCTGCCTACTTGGCTGGTTCACCGAGGAACGGCTTGGCGAGCTTGATCCTCAGCCTGCTCGCCATTCTTCGTTCACTCGCTTCGCCGGACGCTAGAAATAGATGTGTATGTTTGAATTTTTTCTTCTGCTTGCCTCGAATTCTCAGGGAATTTCGGCTTACTGAGTGTCGGTCGCCAGCCGCGACTAAGTGGCGACCACCGTCGCCCAAAGTCTCCGCCGATGCCATGCGGTCACTAATGCGGCGGTTGGCCGTGTTCCGCATGGTGCTCTATCGCAGAGACCAAGAAATGCAAAGCACTATCACGGAAGTTGGACAAGCGAATCAGGGAGTCGCAAGGCAAGCTCTTGATCATTGGGCGGAGGCTGCCGAAAAATCTGGCATCGACCTGGACGGATTCGATCCTACGGCAAGTGACGAGGCATTGATCGATTGGGCTGTAGCAAACGGATTGACCATCGCAACGATTTACTCGCGTTACAGCACGGAAATGCAGCAATCGACGGCAGATCAAATCCGTGAATGCGTTATCTGGGCAGCAAAGAACGGGATCTTCGTCCCACCCTGCTTCATCTCAGTCGACGAAGGTGTCAAAGGTTCAAAGTCTAGACGCGTCGGCTTGAACCGGACCAGGCAGATTTTCTCGTCTCGGAAAGCTCGGGTGCTGTTGGTGTATAAGGCGAGCCGGCTGTTTCGCAGCGCGGGCAAGGGGTACCAGCTGATTCAAGAAGAAGTTGTCGAAGAGGGTTTACGAGCGGTTTCGGTATCACAGGGAATTGATACGGACGACAAAAAATCCTGGAAGTTGCAGTTGCAGATCCACGGCTTGATGGACGAGATGCTCCTAGACGTAATCGCGGACCACGTTCGTGATGGCCAAAAGGGTTTGTTCCTCGACCAGTTCACAACCGGCGCGCTGAGCGTCGGGTTTGTTCCTGAAGAGGTTCCAAATGCTCGCAAGACGAATCGCGGGCTCCCGCGGACCCGCCCAACTGTGGATCCAATTGCGGCTGCACTGATCCAAGAACATGCAAGGTTGATTCTTTGCGGTATGTCGCTACGGGAAGGCGTGCGAAGGTGGAACGAGGCGGGCGGGCCATGCGACCCTAGGTCAAGCAGCGGCCGAATGACATATCCCGCTTACCGGCGGCTGTTTTCGAACCCGAAACTGATTGGGCGTTGGGAATTCGGTCGGAAACGAAACGAATTTTCTTCCAAACGTGACTATGTCAAGCAAGTGGAACAATCGGAAAGCGAGGTGCTGGTGAAGCAGATTGACGAACTTCGGATCCTCGACGATCAGACATACTTTGCGCTCCAGCGAAAGTTCGAAGAGCGCAAGACCGGCCCTCGTGGACCGCGGAACGAGAAGGTCTCCAAGCTCTGGGACCTTGCGACTGAATGTTTCAGGTGTAGTCATTGCGGCACATCCGAGAAGCCTGTGCGTTTTCATATGGCGGGAGCCAACGGCCGCGGCATGCGGTGCTCCCAAGGCGAGACATGCTCCTGTTCAACTTGCCTGCACCGCAAAACGGCAGTGATCGAAGTTTGCTGTGAACTGGCAAAGCTGCTCGATGAGCAAGCCCAAACGATCGCTGAAGAGGTCAGTCGAATCCCCGATGATCGCGACCAATTTGTCGAAGAGACTCGAAAGTCAATTGCATGCGCCGAAATCGAACTTAAATCAATGGAGAATCGCGTTGACGCGTTGTTCGAACTCTATGCTGACAGCTCCGGGGACGGCCGGACGGAGGCGAGGTCTCACTTG
This window encodes:
- a CDS encoding recombinase family protein, which gives rise to MQSTITEVGQANQGVARQALDHWAEAAEKSGIDLDGFDPTASDEALIDWAVANGLTIATIYSRYSTEMQQSTADQIRECVIWAAKNGIFVPPCFISVDEGVKGSKSRRVGLNRTRQIFSSRKARVLLVYKASRLFRSAGKGYQLIQEEVVEEGLRAVSVSQGIDTDDKKSWKLQLQIHGLMDEMLLDVIADHVRDGQKGLFLDQFTTGALSVGFVPEEVPNARKTNRGLPRTRPTVDPIAAALIQEHARLILCGMSLREGVRRWNEAGGPCDPRSSSGRMTYPAYRRLFSNPKLIGRWEFGRKRNEFSSKRDYVKQVEQSESEVLVKQIDELRILDDQTYFALQRKFEERKTGPRGPRNEKVSKLWDLATECFRCSHCGTSEKPVRFHMAGANGRGMRCSQGETCSCSTCLHRKTAVIEVCCELAKLLDEQAQTIAEEVSRIPDDRDQFVEETRKSIACAEIELKSMENRVDALFELYADSSGDGRTEARSHLRAAQMRRDAVVAELRELRNSLDTNRELTYDEALSQLSEMALLLRRAARDELEGDEIFQALSLFRSITGGSIEVEVQTRRGRKQKVAEGIIRPQIRVALADWSDTLIPGTDPNEELRIWLRRPPRVDFLAERVHQLIDEQGLSHRQTAKQLQQEGHKINSGNVWYSYRRWYEMTGQPIPVLPYNNGNKRQSA